From the Natrarchaeobaculum aegyptiacum genome, one window contains:
- a CDS encoding PH domain-containing protein produces the protein MALGSTPDWFHIGDDEELVWESRPHPIELGAGFPVAVGVIVLGLGVLAWGLVENVLALTLLGLGFTLVAGGFAFVRYLFWTNTRYVITSSELYKKRGVISRDVTQFRLSRVQNTSLNQTMVGRALGYGNLTVYTAGSGDPELTFEHVPRPEHASSLLSDQLEAVADEDVTV, from the coding sequence ATGGCCCTCGGCTCCACGCCCGACTGGTTTCACATCGGGGACGACGAGGAACTCGTCTGGGAGAGTCGCCCCCACCCGATCGAACTCGGGGCCGGCTTCCCGGTCGCCGTCGGTGTGATCGTCCTCGGACTCGGGGTGCTCGCCTGGGGGCTCGTCGAGAATGTCCTCGCGCTCACGCTCTTGGGCCTCGGGTTCACACTCGTCGCCGGCGGCTTCGCGTTCGTCCGCTACCTCTTCTGGACGAACACCCGCTACGTCATCACCTCGAGCGAACTGTACAAGAAACGGGGCGTGATCTCGCGGGACGTCACCCAGTTTCGGCTCTCGCGGGTCCAGAACACCAGCCTGAACCAGACGATGGTCGGTCGCGCACTGGGGTATGGCAACCTGACCGTCTACACCGCCGGCTCCGGTGATCCGGAGTTGACCTTCGAGCACGTCCCGCGCCCGGAACACGCCTCGAGCCTGCTGAGCGACCAGCTCGAGGCGGTCGCAGACGAAGACGTGACGGTCTGA
- the lipA gene encoding lipoyl synthase encodes MSSARKPDWLKMRPPSGREFADIRETLRDHGLHTVCEEANCPNLGECWSGRSRSSGTGPDGTDDAGGTATFMLMGDRCSRGCNFCDVETGGMEPLDPDEPANVASAVAEIGLDYVVLTSVDRDDLPDQGAGHFAETIREIKKRHPGILVEVLIPDFQGEEELVQQIVDAEPDVIAHNVETVSRLQVPVRDRRAGYEQSLSVLEYVDRVSDIHTKTSIMLGHGEYDHEVYQTLADCRERGVDIVTLGQYLQPSHSHLDVKRYDHPDKYETWRRVAEDELGFLYCASGPMVRSSYKAGELFVDALLREGSSVEEARQRARASAD; translated from the coding sequence ATGAGCAGCGCGCGCAAGCCCGACTGGTTGAAGATGCGACCGCCGTCGGGCCGGGAGTTCGCCGACATCCGCGAGACCCTGCGCGACCACGGCCTGCACACCGTCTGTGAGGAGGCGAACTGTCCGAACCTCGGGGAGTGCTGGTCCGGGCGCAGCCGGTCGTCGGGGACGGGACCGGACGGCACCGACGACGCCGGCGGGACGGCCACCTTCATGTTGATGGGCGATCGGTGTTCTCGGGGCTGTAACTTCTGTGACGTCGAGACCGGGGGAATGGAACCGCTCGATCCGGACGAGCCCGCGAACGTCGCGAGCGCGGTCGCCGAAATCGGCCTCGATTACGTCGTCCTGACGAGCGTCGACCGGGACGACCTCCCCGATCAGGGAGCAGGTCACTTCGCCGAGACCATCCGCGAGATCAAAAAGCGCCACCCCGGCATTCTGGTCGAGGTCCTCATCCCCGACTTCCAGGGCGAGGAAGAGCTGGTCCAGCAGATCGTCGACGCCGAACCGGACGTGATCGCTCACAACGTCGAGACCGTCTCCCGCCTCCAGGTTCCCGTCCGCGACCGCCGAGCAGGCTACGAGCAGAGTCTCTCGGTGCTCGAGTACGTCGACCGGGTCTCTGATATTCACACCAAGACCTCGATCATGCTCGGCCACGGCGAGTACGACCACGAGGTCTACCAGACGCTCGCCGACTGCCGCGAACGCGGCGTCGACATCGTCACGCTCGGTCAGTACCTCCAGCCATCCCACAGCCACCTCGACGTGAAACGGTACGACCACCCGGACAAGTACGAGACGTGGCGACGCGTCGCCGAGGACGAACTGGGGTTCCTGTACTGTGCCAGCGGGCCGATGGTCCGCTCGTCGTACAAGGCGGGCGAGCTGTTCGTCGACGCACTGCTCCGGGAGGGCTCGAGTGTGGAGGAGGCACGCCAGCGAGCGCGAGCGTCGGCTGACTAA
- the pdhA gene encoding pyruvate dehydrogenase (acetyl-transferring) E1 component subunit alpha → MSTLQRDPRERVQILDESGRVREGAEVPDLSPDDLREMYEQMRLVRHFDERAVSLQRQGRMGTYPPLSGQEAAQIGSAHALDDEDWVFPSYREHGVGLVRGMSLERTLLYWMGHERGNAIPEDVNMFSVAVPIATQIPHATGAAWASKLKGEQKAFICYFGDGATSEGDFHEGLNFAGVFDTPTVFFCNNNQWAISVPRERQTASATLAQKARAYGFEGVQVDGMDPLAVYTVTREAVEKAKDPTAIEDDAMGYATRPTLIEAVQYRFGAHTTADDPSVYRDADEVDRWKQKDPIPRLESYLRSRGILDDERVDAIEERIHEQVGEAIEMAESTARPEPAEIFAHVYAGMPKRLRRQREYLETIRDRHGDDDLMEG, encoded by the coding sequence GTGAGTACGTTACAGCGCGATCCCCGGGAGCGAGTACAGATCTTAGACGAGTCCGGCCGGGTCAGGGAGGGTGCCGAGGTTCCGGACCTCTCGCCGGACGACCTCCGTGAGATGTACGAGCAGATGCGTCTGGTTCGTCACTTCGACGAGCGAGCGGTGAGCCTCCAGCGACAGGGGCGGATGGGAACGTACCCGCCGCTGTCCGGCCAGGAAGCCGCCCAGATCGGTAGCGCCCACGCTCTCGACGACGAAGACTGGGTGTTCCCGAGCTACCGCGAGCACGGCGTCGGGCTGGTCCGCGGGATGAGCCTCGAGCGAACGTTGCTGTACTGGATGGGCCACGAGCGCGGGAACGCGATTCCGGAGGACGTCAACATGTTCTCGGTGGCAGTGCCGATCGCGACCCAGATTCCCCACGCGACGGGTGCTGCATGGGCGTCGAAGCTCAAGGGTGAGCAGAAGGCGTTTATCTGCTACTTCGGCGACGGCGCGACCTCGGAGGGTGACTTCCACGAGGGACTCAACTTCGCCGGCGTCTTCGACACCCCGACGGTCTTCTTCTGTAACAACAACCAGTGGGCGATCTCGGTACCGCGGGAACGCCAGACGGCGAGCGCGACGCTCGCCCAGAAGGCACGGGCCTACGGCTTCGAGGGCGTTCAGGTCGACGGCATGGACCCACTGGCGGTCTACACGGTCACCCGCGAGGCAGTCGAGAAGGCCAAAGACCCGACGGCGATCGAAGACGATGCGATGGGGTACGCGACCCGGCCGACGCTCATCGAGGCCGTCCAGTACCGATTTGGCGCTCACACGACCGCGGACGATCCGTCGGTCTACCGCGACGCCGACGAGGTCGATCGCTGGAAGCAAAAGGACCCGATTCCGCGACTCGAGAGCTACCTTCGTTCACGTGGCATCCTCGACGACGAACGGGTCGACGCGATCGAAGAACGAATCCACGAACAGGTTGGCGAGGCGATCGAGATGGCAGAGTCGACGGCGCGACCCGAGCCAGCGGAAATCTTCGCGCACGTCTACGCGGGAATGCCCAAACGATTACGGCGACAACGCGAGTACCTCGAGACCATCCGCGACCGACACGGTGACGACGACCTCATGGAGGGATAA
- a CDS encoding alpha-ketoacid dehydrogenase subunit beta yields the protein MATEPETDTDAQADAATTEQRTLVEAVRDGLYTEMHRDEDVIVLGEDVGENGGVFRATEGLYEEFGEDRVIDTPLAESAIVGTSIGMAAYGMRPVPEIQFMGFIYPAFDQIVSHAARLRTRSRGRFTCPLVIRAPYGGGIRAPEHHSESTEAMFVHQPGLKVVVPSTPYDAKGLLASAIRSPDPVVFLEPKLIYRAFREDVPTDAYEVPIGEAAVRREGEDVSVFTWGAMTRPTLEAAENLAGEIDVEVVDLRTLSPLPEEAILESFEKTGRAAVVHEAPKTGGLAGEIIATIQEEALLYQEAPVTRITGFDTPFPLYALEDYYLPEAARIEDGIREAVTF from the coding sequence ATGGCGACAGAACCAGAGACAGACACGGACGCGCAGGCCGACGCGGCGACGACCGAGCAGCGGACGCTGGTCGAAGCGGTCCGCGACGGCCTCTATACCGAGATGCACCGCGACGAGGACGTGATCGTCCTCGGGGAAGACGTCGGCGAGAACGGCGGCGTGTTCCGCGCGACGGAGGGACTGTACGAGGAGTTCGGCGAGGACCGGGTGATCGATACCCCGCTCGCCGAGTCGGCCATCGTCGGCACGTCGATCGGGATGGCCGCCTACGGGATGCGACCCGTCCCCGAGATCCAGTTCATGGGTTTCATCTACCCTGCGTTCGACCAGATCGTCTCCCACGCCGCCCGCCTGCGGACGCGATCGCGCGGCCGATTCACCTGCCCGCTGGTGATCCGCGCTCCCTACGGCGGCGGCATCCGCGCGCCCGAGCACCACTCCGAGTCGACCGAGGCGATGTTCGTCCACCAGCCCGGGCTGAAAGTCGTCGTCCCCTCGACGCCCTACGACGCGAAAGGACTGCTGGCGAGTGCGATCCGCAGTCCCGACCCCGTCGTCTTCCTCGAGCCGAAACTCATCTACCGGGCCTTCCGAGAGGACGTACCGACCGACGCCTACGAGGTCCCGATCGGCGAGGCCGCCGTCCGCCGCGAGGGCGAGGACGTCTCGGTGTTCACCTGGGGAGCGATGACCCGGCCGACGCTCGAGGCCGCCGAGAACCTCGCGGGCGAAATCGACGTCGAAGTGGTCGACCTCCGGACGCTCTCGCCGCTGCCCGAGGAGGCGATCCTCGAGTCGTTCGAGAAGACTGGCCGGGCGGCGGTCGTCCACGAGGCCCCCAAAACCGGTGGGCTGGCCGGTGAGATCATCGCCACCATTCAGGAGGAAGCGTTGCTCTACCAGGAAGCGCCGGTGACGCGCATCACGGGCTTCGACACGCCGTTCCCGCTGTACGCGCTCGAGGACTACTACCTGCCCGAGGCGGCCCGCATCGAAGACGGCATTCGCGAGGCGGTGACGTTCTGA
- a CDS encoding dihydrolipoamide acetyltransferase family protein translates to MVREFKLPDVGEGVAEGELVSWLVAEGDEVSEDQPVAEVETDKALVEVPSPVDGTVRELHYAEGDVIPVGEVFVTFDVAGEAEEDGDIDVDADDLGEADVESDPAGDPGATGATTETVDTPQDRIFAPPRVRQLAREEGVDLSTLEGSGPGGRLTTTDVLAATGDAPAASASTAEADPTDPDGATTTTTDAAETAADESTADSSPALSADAPSTPTDRESADRDRTLAAPATRRIAEEEGVDIDAVPAVEERDGEAFVTPEAVREYAAAQTRAQEADREAVAAGEPSGTGAAFEPGERERREPFTGVRKRIAESMVDSKYTAPHVTHHDEVDVTALVEARERLESRATDQGIRLTYLPFVTKAAVAALKEFPEMNAVIDDEADEIVYRDYYNVGIATATDAGLMVPVLEDADQKGLLQLASETNELAEKARERTISPDELRGSTFTITNIGGIGGEYATPILNYPEAGILALGRITRKPRVVTADDGTESIEPRSILPLSLSVDHRLIDGAVAARFTNELAEYLESPELLLLE, encoded by the coding sequence ATGGTCCGTGAATTCAAACTGCCGGACGTCGGCGAGGGAGTCGCCGAAGGGGAACTGGTCTCGTGGCTGGTCGCCGAGGGCGACGAGGTGAGCGAGGACCAGCCGGTCGCGGAAGTCGAGACCGACAAGGCCCTCGTGGAGGTGCCCTCGCCCGTCGACGGCACCGTCCGTGAACTGCACTACGCGGAAGGTGACGTGATCCCGGTCGGTGAGGTGTTCGTGACGTTCGACGTCGCAGGAGAGGCCGAGGAAGACGGCGACATCGACGTCGACGCCGACGATCTCGGTGAAGCCGACGTCGAGAGCGACCCTGCTGGCGACCCCGGCGCGACGGGTGCGACCACCGAGACTGTCGACACGCCTCAGGATCGAATCTTCGCGCCCCCGCGCGTGCGCCAACTCGCTCGAGAAGAGGGGGTCGACCTCTCGACGCTCGAGGGGAGCGGCCCGGGTGGCCGGCTCACGACGACGGACGTGCTGGCTGCGACTGGTGACGCGCCAGCGGCGAGCGCGTCGACCGCGGAGGCGGATCCGACGGACCCTGACGGGGCGACCACCACGACGACAGACGCGGCCGAGACAGCAGCCGACGAATCGACGGCGGACTCGAGCCCGGCTCTCTCCGCGGACGCACCGTCGACGCCGACCGATCGCGAGTCGGCCGACCGGGACCGGACGCTCGCGGCCCCGGCGACCCGACGGATCGCCGAGGAGGAAGGCGTCGACATCGACGCCGTGCCTGCAGTCGAGGAACGCGACGGGGAGGCGTTCGTCACGCCCGAGGCGGTCCGGGAGTACGCCGCGGCGCAGACGCGGGCACAGGAGGCCGACCGGGAGGCGGTCGCGGCCGGCGAACCGAGTGGGACGGGGGCGGCGTTCGAACCCGGCGAGCGAGAACGACGGGAACCGTTCACGGGCGTCCGCAAGCGCATCGCGGAGTCGATGGTCGATTCGAAGTACACCGCCCCGCACGTCACCCACCACGACGAGGTCGACGTGACCGCGCTCGTCGAGGCCCGCGAACGCCTCGAGTCACGCGCCACCGATCAGGGGATCCGACTGACCTACCTCCCGTTCGTGACGAAGGCGGCCGTCGCCGCGCTGAAAGAATTCCCCGAGATGAACGCCGTCATCGACGACGAAGCCGACGAGATCGTCTATCGCGACTACTACAACGTCGGCATCGCCACGGCGACCGACGCGGGCCTGATGGTGCCGGTGCTCGAGGACGCAGACCAGAAAGGTCTCCTGCAACTGGCCTCGGAGACGAACGAACTCGCCGAAAAAGCCCGCGAACGGACGATCAGTCCGGACGAACTGCGGGGCTCGACGTTCACGATCACCAACATCGGCGGCATCGGCGGCGAGTACGCCACGCCGATCCTCAACTACCCCGAGGCCGGAATCCTCGCGCTCGGACGGATCACCCGGAAACCCCGCGTGGTGACCGCCGACGACGGAACCGAGTCGATCGAACCCCGCTCGATCCTGCCGCTGTCGCTGTCGGTCGACCACCGACTGATCGACGGCGCCGTCGCCGCCCGCTTTACGAACGAACTCGCGGAGTACCTCGAGTCGCCGGAACTGCTCTTGCTCGAGTGA
- a CDS encoding dihydrolipoyl dehydrogenase family protein, producing the protein MVVGDVTTGTEVLVIGAGPAGYVAAIRAGQLDLDVTLVEKDAYGGTCLNYGCIPSKAMITATDIAHEARHAEAMGIHADPAIDLSGMVGWKDDVVSQLTSGVEKLCKANGVNLLEGTATFVDENTARIAHGGEGQGSETIEFEHAIVATGSRPISIPDFSFDDPPVLNSRQALSLESVPDSMAVVGAGYIGMELANVFAKLGTDVTVIEMMDSILPGYDDDLKRPVKKRAEDLGIDFHFGYTASEWYEPGVDIRVVAEPVDGAAANGGSEAPRASETGSGESASASRETIEDERLELDVETVLIAVGREPVSDALDLEAAGVETDEGGFIETDSRARTTVDHIYAVGDVAGEPMLAHTGSAEGQVAAEVIAGEPAALDHQAMPAVVFTDPEIATVGMTETEAAEAGFDPVVGQFPFRASGRALTTGESDGFVKVVAEEDDGFVLGASIVGPEASELIAELGLAIELGATLEDVAATVHAHPTLGESVMEAAENALSRAIHTLNR; encoded by the coding sequence ATGGTCGTCGGAGACGTCACCACCGGGACTGAGGTACTGGTCATCGGCGCGGGGCCCGCAGGCTACGTGGCTGCGATTCGCGCCGGACAACTCGACCTCGACGTCACGCTCGTCGAGAAAGACGCTTACGGAGGCACCTGCCTGAACTACGGCTGTATCCCCTCGAAGGCGATGATCACCGCCACCGATATCGCCCACGAGGCCCGCCACGCGGAGGCGATGGGCATCCACGCCGACCCCGCGATCGACCTCTCTGGGATGGTCGGCTGGAAAGACGACGTCGTCTCCCAGCTCACGAGCGGCGTCGAGAAACTCTGCAAGGCAAACGGCGTGAACTTGCTCGAGGGAACGGCCACCTTCGTCGACGAGAACACTGCCCGGATCGCCCACGGCGGTGAGGGACAGGGCTCGGAGACGATCGAGTTCGAACACGCCATCGTCGCCACTGGTTCTCGCCCCATCTCCATCCCCGATTTCTCGTTCGACGACCCGCCCGTCCTGAACTCCCGGCAGGCGCTCTCACTCGAGTCCGTCCCCGACTCGATGGCCGTCGTCGGTGCCGGCTACATCGGGATGGAACTGGCGAACGTCTTCGCCAAGCTCGGCACCGACGTGACGGTGATCGAGATGATGGATTCGATCCTGCCGGGGTACGACGACGACCTCAAACGTCCGGTGAAAAAACGAGCCGAAGATCTCGGGATCGACTTCCACTTCGGCTACACCGCCTCGGAGTGGTACGAGCCGGGCGTCGACATCCGCGTGGTAGCCGAACCGGTCGATGGCGCGGCAGCCAATGGGGGAAGCGAGGCGCCACGGGCCTCGGAAACTGGGAGCGGTGAATCCGCGAGCGCGAGTCGAGAGACCATCGAGGACGAACGCCTCGAGCTCGACGTCGAAACGGTTCTGATCGCTGTCGGTCGTGAGCCCGTCTCGGACGCGCTCGACCTCGAGGCCGCGGGCGTCGAGACCGACGAGGGCGGGTTCATCGAAACCGATTCGCGCGCGCGAACGACCGTCGACCACATCTACGCCGTCGGTGACGTCGCGGGGGAACCGATGCTCGCCCACACGGGCAGCGCGGAAGGCCAGGTCGCCGCGGAGGTGATCGCCGGCGAACCCGCAGCGCTCGATCACCAGGCGATGCCAGCCGTGGTCTTCACCGATCCCGAAATCGCGACGGTCGGCATGACCGAGACCGAAGCCGCGGAGGCTGGATTCGACCCCGTCGTCGGCCAGTTCCCGTTCCGGGCCAGCGGCCGCGCGCTAACCACGGGTGAGTCCGACGGCTTCGTCAAGGTCGTCGCCGAGGAAGACGACGGATTCGTCCTCGGCGCGAGCATCGTCGGCCCCGAGGCCTCCGAACTCATCGCCGAACTCGGGCTGGCGATCGAACTCGGGGCGACCCTCGAGGACGTCGCCGCGACCGTCCACGCCCATCCGACGCTCGGGGAGTCGGTGATGGAAGCCGCCGAGAACGCTCTCAGTCGAGCGATTCACACACTGAATCGGTGA
- a CDS encoding DUF7521 family protein, which yields MSTIGAIEVAIALAVVKALLLLVGGVITYFSFKAYRRTRQRALGLLALGFGLVTLGFVLAGMLYEILGVSLETGILLESLLVLAGFVVIAYSLYVQ from the coding sequence ATGAGTACAATCGGTGCAATCGAAGTGGCGATCGCGCTCGCGGTCGTGAAGGCGCTGCTCCTCCTCGTCGGGGGCGTTATCACCTACTTCTCGTTCAAGGCGTATCGACGGACCAGACAACGGGCGCTCGGCCTGCTCGCGCTTGGGTTCGGGCTGGTGACGCTCGGGTTCGTCCTCGCGGGAATGCTCTACGAGATTCTCGGGGTCAGCCTCGAGACCGGTATCCTGCTCGAGAGTCTGCTCGTCCTGGCGGGGTTCGTCGTGATCGCGTACTCCCTGTACGTGCAGTGA
- a CDS encoding winged helix-turn-helix domain-containing protein, which produces MVRDPLASESAPTAAEICSALDDPDCREIIRNLEEPMTAAELTDRCDIPQSTLYRKLELLTDATLLEESTEIRRDGHHASKYSVAFDEITVSLDENRELSVEIERPARTADERLADLWSEVRKET; this is translated from the coding sequence ATGGTCCGGGACCCGCTCGCGTCGGAGTCGGCGCCAACGGCGGCGGAGATCTGTTCCGCCCTCGACGACCCCGACTGCCGTGAGATTATCCGGAATCTCGAGGAGCCGATGACGGCTGCCGAGTTGACCGATCGGTGTGATATTCCCCAGTCGACGCTCTATCGGAAACTCGAGTTGTTGACCGACGCGACGCTGCTCGAGGAGTCGACGGAGATCAGGCGCGACGGTCATCACGCGAGCAAGTATTCGGTTGCGTTCGACGAGATCACGGTTTCGCTGGACGAGAACCGAGAGCTATCGGTCGAAATCGAGCGACCAGCCCGGACGGCCGACGAGCGGCTCGCGGATCTGTGGTCGGAGGTGCGAAAGGAGACATGA
- a CDS encoding DUF7563 family protein, which produces MMRLEFESQDPSRCRTCESHVTLQFRRSYGDDNDVAHRCTECDTYERLSNGSAAGKVVDLPDPITDPSRFNCGFEVPSSVAGDDGGEVDG; this is translated from the coding sequence ATGATGCGGCTCGAGTTCGAGTCGCAGGACCCCTCTCGCTGTCGAACCTGCGAGTCCCACGTCACGCTCCAGTTCAGGCGAAGCTACGGCGACGACAACGACGTCGCTCACCGCTGCACCGAGTGTGATACTTACGAACGCCTGAGCAACGGGAGTGCTGCGGGGAAAGTCGTCGACCTTCCCGACCCGATCACGGATCCGTCGCGGTTCAACTGCGGATTCGAGGTGCCATCGTCAGTAGCCGGCGACGACGGAGGTGAGGTCGATGGCTGA
- a CDS encoding DUF488 domain-containing protein, producing MTERSTPSSGADRSERARGDCGSSTTVHTTYFGGISQFDPSESADVFGVVRYPKDFVERVTDRNIPAVAPPSDLLDAYRTVEDAAETNGEPNPSAVAWNSVDFERRYHEHLEQPEQRAVIDELVDRARERDIWLVCWEKDCRWCHRRLLANAVIAHLGDAEVVHHPDPSTIPVDEELDVEGGSTLTDLEQFATDGGESRD from the coding sequence GTGACTGAACGCAGCACTCCATCGAGCGGTGCTGATCGATCTGAACGCGCTCGAGGAGACTGCGGATCGTCGACGACGGTCCACACGACGTACTTCGGCGGCATCAGTCAGTTTGATCCGTCCGAATCAGCCGACGTCTTCGGCGTCGTTCGCTATCCGAAGGACTTCGTCGAGCGCGTCACCGACCGGAACATCCCGGCCGTCGCACCACCTTCGGACCTGCTGGACGCCTACAGAACGGTCGAGGACGCCGCCGAGACCAACGGTGAACCGAATCCGTCGGCAGTCGCGTGGAACTCCGTCGATTTCGAGCGACGGTACCACGAACACCTCGAGCAGCCGGAACAGCGGGCAGTGATCGACGAGCTGGTCGATCGTGCTCGAGAGCGGGACATCTGGCTCGTCTGCTGGGAGAAAGACTGCAGATGGTGTCACCGGCGGCTGCTCGCGAACGCCGTCATCGCTCACCTTGGGGACGCGGAGGTCGTCCACCATCCGGACCCATCGACGATCCCGGTCGACGAGGAGCTCGACGTCGAGGGCGGTTCGACGCTGACCGATCTCGAGCAGTTCGCGACCGACGGAGGTGAGTCCCGTGACTGA
- a CDS encoding IS4 family transposase, translated as MGSVYKPPDSVVVNRIQRAFPSDELRERARATNLIQRERKLDVVALFYTLSLGFAAGSDRSIQAFLERYVEMADCDELSYATFHGWFKPGFVALLREILDEAIENLDTGQTELSGRLERFRDVLIVDATIISLYQDAKDVYALDDDRAGAKLHLTESLSTGLPTRFRTTDASTHERSQLPTGEWVAGALILFDLGYYDFWLFDRIDANDGWFVSRVKENADFEIVEELRTWRGNSIPLEGQSLQAVLDDLKRQEIDVQITLSFDRKRGSGASATRTFRLVGVRNDDSGEYHLYLTNLERDDYRAPDIAQLYRARWEIELLFKELKSRFGLDEINTTDAYIIEALIIMAALSLLMSRVIVDELQKLDAKQRDCADDAAASSTRLPRRRCSHAVERHAHLIQLYLMLDLGYELPDLDSLLLWSSRDPNPHRPRLREQVESGEFW; from the coding sequence GTGGGAAGTGTGTACAAACCACCGGATTCAGTAGTTGTGAACCGAATTCAAAGAGCGTTTCCATCCGATGAGTTGCGCGAGCGTGCTCGCGCAACGAATCTTATCCAGCGAGAGCGGAAACTCGACGTCGTCGCGTTGTTTTACACGCTCTCCCTCGGCTTTGCCGCTGGTTCTGATCGATCCATTCAGGCGTTTCTCGAACGCTACGTCGAGATGGCTGACTGCGACGAACTCTCGTATGCGACGTTTCACGGCTGGTTCAAACCAGGGTTCGTCGCACTCCTTCGAGAGATTCTCGATGAGGCCATCGAGAATCTCGACACCGGCCAAACCGAGCTGAGCGGACGTCTCGAACGATTTCGAGACGTCCTCATCGTCGACGCGACGATCATCTCGCTCTACCAAGACGCCAAAGATGTCTACGCACTCGATGATGACCGAGCCGGGGCGAAACTCCATCTCACCGAATCGCTCTCAACGGGACTTCCAACGCGATTTCGGACGACCGACGCGAGCACCCATGAACGGAGCCAGCTACCCACCGGCGAGTGGGTAGCTGGCGCCCTCATTCTGTTCGATCTCGGCTACTACGATTTCTGGCTGTTCGACCGCATTGACGCCAATGATGGCTGGTTCGTCTCTCGCGTCAAAGAAAACGCAGACTTCGAAATCGTCGAAGAACTCCGGACGTGGCGAGGGAACAGCATTCCGCTAGAAGGCCAGTCGCTGCAGGCCGTCCTCGACGACCTGAAGCGACAGGAAATTGACGTACAGATCACGCTCTCGTTCGACCGCAAACGAGGGTCGGGCGCCAGCGCGACCCGAACCTTCCGATTAGTCGGCGTTCGCAACGATGACAGCGGCGAGTATCATCTGTACCTGACGAATCTGGAGAGAGACGACTACCGCGCGCCCGATATCGCACAGCTCTATCGGGCGCGCTGGGAGATCGAACTGCTGTTCAAAGAACTCAAATCACGGTTCGGTCTGGACGAGATCAACACGACCGACGCCTACATCATCGAGGCGCTGATCATCATGGCAGCACTCTCGCTGCTGATGAGCCGGGTTATCGTCGACGAACTCCAGAAACTGGACGCAAAGCAGCGAGACTGCGCCGACGACGCCGCGGCGTCGTCGACGCGGCTTCCTCGACGACGATGTTCACACGCTGTCGAACGCCACGCTCATCTGATCCAGTTGTACCTGATGTTGGATCTGGGGTACGAGCTACCGGATCTCGATTCGTTGTTGCTGTGGTCGTCACGAGATCCAAATCCACACCGTCCGAGGTTACGTGAACAGGTGGAGTCAGGCGAGTTCTGGTAA
- a CDS encoding tyrosine-type recombinase/integrase has translation MNLQQHENRDDMKVWLSQSEVEQLLETADGTQQRIAFALGARCGLRSHEVLEVAPEDVVDTNAGTMIRVWHGKGDKMRETPVPRDLATTIRTVDDVRDAPSSAPLIEISSTRSLRRWLRSAVDQLHEQTGDIGWSHLGFHDLRRTWATALASADVDPLLVCDWGGWNDLETFLKHYKGSFSPEAQKREREKIPWL, from the coding sequence ATGAATCTCCAGCAGCACGAGAACCGCGACGACATGAAGGTCTGGCTCAGTCAGTCCGAAGTGGAACAGTTACTCGAGACGGCCGACGGAACCCAGCAACGAATCGCGTTTGCCCTCGGTGCTCGCTGTGGCCTTCGGTCCCACGAGGTCCTCGAGGTCGCTCCCGAGGACGTCGTCGACACCAATGCCGGTACCATGATTCGCGTATGGCACGGCAAAGGAGACAAGATGCGAGAGACGCCCGTGCCTCGAGATCTCGCGACGACGATCCGGACCGTTGACGACGTTCGCGACGCTCCTTCGAGCGCGCCGCTGATCGAGATCTCGAGCACACGCTCGTTGCGCCGTTGGCTTCGATCGGCCGTCGACCAGCTGCACGAGCAGACCGGAGACATCGGCTGGAGTCACCTCGGGTTTCACGACCTGCGGCGGACCTGGGCGACGGCACTGGCTTCAGCTGACGTGGATCCGTTGCTCGTCTGTGACTGGGGTGGCTGGAACGATCTCGAGACGTTCCTCAAGCATTACAAGGGTAGTTTCTCACCCGAAGCACAGAAACGAGAGCGGGAAAAGATTCCCTGGCTTTGA